The Candidatus Nomurabacteria bacterium DNA segment GTTAGAATCAAGTAGTGTCTACACCATCAACTAAAAAATCACTACGCTTCGGGATTGTAGATGACAGTGGCTTACGAGCTGCTACATGGAATTTGCGATATCAAGTAAGCAATAAAACCGGCCTGCCAGAGGTTTATTTACTTTGTCGAGAACTTCGAGGTGATATACATGCCAGTATGCATCCTTCCGGAAAATGGCATGTTGCATATCCAGAGGAAGTGTTTGCTCGAAACATTAAAGACATCAGTCCTGAGGGGACAGATAGATTTATCCAAAAGTGGATTAGGCCTAAGGAGATAAAGCCAGGAATCACCCTTGCTTTCCGTATCATTACACCTTTTAGTGCAGTAAAAACCAAAATCGCTGAGGATGAGAAAGAATTTTTTCGTATAGCAAAAGCACCCAATGGCAAGGCGACCAACATCATGATTTTGTTTGTGTCGCCCGACGCCAATTTGTATACTATTAAAGGGTCTGAGGTTATCGGCCGGGTTTTACTAAATAATGGCGAGAAGGTTATTGCTATACACGAGGTCATAGATATCGTGCCCCCGTTCACCGAAAAGCATCGAGCCAGTCCTAGGTATCTAAAAGGTAAAAGCAAAAGTGATTTAAGTGGTCCAGATCTGAAGGCCATCATCTTCGGAGATGCTAGCGACGGCTCTAGAGTTATTTGGGATTGTGCTGTAAATAGTAGTCTTGATTAATCTTAGCTTGCGGGGATGTTTATTGGGACCCCAACTTGGGTAGGAAGAAGGATTATTGATTCTCAAAGTACCTACGAAATTAAGACTGTGTATGCTGTGATTTTACTCGCCGGCATACTTGGGTATCTTCTTAATTTACTTTTCCTGGTTGTGGAGAAAAGGGCATTACACTGGAATGGAAAATAAGCTGGTACCGTTTGGTGGAGAATGTTTTCGGTTTTTTTAGAATTAACCACCGTTTTTTATGATCGAAAAAGAAAATAAAGATTTATGTACTTTATACATAATTCGCCACGGAGAGACGGAATGGAATCTAAAGAATATTGTGCAGGGACACTCTGACTCCGAACTCACCGAAGCTGGTATTATACAGGTTCAAGAGGCGGCCGAGGAATTGAAAGAGATTCATTTTGATGCCGTTTTTTCTTCAGATTCTCCTCGTACTGTGCGTACAGCAGAAATTGTTAGACTCGACAGGGAGTTGATAATTGAAACCTCGAAATTACTTAGAGAAAGAAATTACGGAAGGTTTGAAGGAAAACCCTCGTTTGAATTCAAAGAGGTTCTTCGGAAAAAGCTTGCTGAGCGCAAGGAAATGTCAGACGAAGAACACTGGGATTTTAGGCTTGCCGATGACATTGAAACAGATGGGGAACTAATGACTAGATTTATTACCCAAATAAGAGAGATCTCTGTGGCGTACCCCGGCAAGACAGTTTTGGTTGTAACTCATGGCGGGTGCATTAGAAATTTTCTTATCAGGACCGGGTACTTTAACCGGAGAGATCTCCCCTCTGGTTCGTTTAAAAATGCCGGATATGTTAAGGTCCTTTCAGATGGTGTAGATTTCTTTATTCAATTGGTCAGGGGGGTTGAGACACCCGGGGATAGCAAATAAGGGTCCCAACTTCGTATTGGAGGTTAGTAAGTAAGTTTTCTAGTATAATCACAAACATGTCTTTCAAATCAGAAAAGATCTCATTACTAATATTGGGCATAACAGCTATCCTGTGTTCCAGGGCGATGTTCTGGTTTTTCGATGACCCTGAAGGACCAAATCTTCTAATCGTTATGGTGGTGGCCATGGTGGTATATTTTTTATCTTTGGTGGTGTCTTCCGTTTTTTCATTCACGGGCCTCAAGAGACTCTTGTCCACCATTTTAATTCAGATGATGACGGTCACCAGTTTATATTTCTGTCTGTTATACTTTTAAGATGAAGGTTACATCAGATCTCACGAAGCTTTATCCGGAGATTGATATCAACAGCGATGGTGGTCCCGATGCATACAGAGAGGGGTTGCCCATTGTCGAACGTGATCCCGTGGCGGTCATTATCAAACATCCATCTGAAAATCAGTATCTCCTCGCAGAGTGGAAACAAGCGGAATGGCGCGGATTTCTAACTGGCGGCATTGAAAAGGGGGATTCATTGGAGAAGACCGTTCGTAAAGAAATTCATGAAGAGACGGGGTACAAAAATGTTTCCGAAATTATTGCCACAAATTTTGTCTCCCATGCTTTGTTTTTTCATCCGGTAAAGAATGTTAACCGCCTGGCGCACTATCGTCTTGTCTTTGCGAGACTGGCCGATCTTGAGAGGGAGAATGTTTCTGAGGAAGAAGGTAGGATTGCTGACTTTGTCTGGGTTCCCCACGATGAGGTGCTGGAAATACTGACACGTAGGGACATGAAACTACTTTGGAATTTTTATATAAATAACCTAAAAGATTTTTGACTGTGTTATCATACAAACAATGTTGAACGATGAACTTAAAGCGAGGGTTAGAAACCAGACTACTGGCTATATTGCGGCGGCCCTTTCTCTGGTGGCCGGTCTTGCTTGGAATGACGCCATCAGGTCCCTGATTGAGGTTCTCTTTCCTCTGGATACGTCGGGAATTTTGATTAAGTTTGTGTACGCGATCATTATCACTGTGGTTGTTGTGTTTGTGAGCACTTCAATCCTGAAATCATCGGACAAGAAGTGATTTAATTGTTGGCTGTCTTTCTACGTGGTATGATTTAACACAATGAATAAGTTTCAGAGCCGTACTCCTGTTGTCGTGCGGGGCAGTGTTGGTTGTGGTTCGACCGGTGTTCGGGATTTCGGACTATTTTTAGCCTCGCTCTCGGTTGTGTTTTTCGGCCGAGATCGTTGGTCGGTCGACAGCAGAATCTAGTTTGTCGATCGTTAATCTACCATGATTCTTTCTTTCGTTAATATGGTTACCGTCACTGTTCTAAGTTTCGGCGTGGCGGGGGTTTTTTTGGCTGGGGTGTTGGAGGAGGTTGTTGTGCCCATTCCTTCGGCTTTAACGATGATGGCGGCAGGCTTCTTTTTCCTGGGTGGGCAACCATTGGTCGAAAGCACGCTCATTGTTTTATTTGTTCGTGTGGCGATACCCCTTGCGCTTGGTTTAACTGTCGGGTCACTCTTTACTTATTGGTTGGCCTGGCGTTTCGGCCGTCCGGTCGTAGAGCGTTTTGGGCACTATGTCGGCATTAGTTGGACGGATATCGAGGGGCTAGAGAAGCGCTTAGAGAAAAATCGGAGTCAATCTGTCACCATTTTTAGTTTGCGAGTTTTTCCACTTTTACCAAGCGTGGTCATTAATATTTTTTGTGGCCTCACGAGGCTACCGTTTTGGCGTTATTGTTCCATTACTTTTAGTGGAGTGGTTATTCGGTCCTATATACTTGCTCTTGTCGGTTGGCAACTTGGTTCGGTCTACCACCACTATGCCCGCTATTTCGAGAAGATTGAGTTTATTGGTTTAATTATCGTCGTCTTTTTTCTGGTTTTTTTCTACATCAGGCGTAAGAAATAGGACTTCTTGCGCTTGCTCGGAGAAAAGCTATAATAATCCTTATGACTGATAAACTAAAAAATTATTTGGGGTGGGTAATTATTATCGTTCTCTTTATCTTGGCGGGCGCCGCTTGGCGTTATTCGGGCGCCTACGCACGTTCAATTCAGCCGGGCTCCTTTCGAAGTTTTGCCGCTAGCGGTCAGGGCAAGGTCGTCATTGTGCCAGATGTTGCGGAATTCTCCTTCAGTGTTCTCACTGAGGGGTCGTTAGATATTGCTAAGTTGCAGGCCGATAACACCAGTAAGATTAACCAGGCGATTGATTTTCTAAAACAGCAAGGGATTGAGGCGAAGGATATCAAGACTGCCGGTTATAATCTATCACCCAGATATCAAACTGGTTTTTGTCGCGAACTTTGCCCGCCACCCTCAATTGTTGGTTATTCCATCAATCAGACGGTTGAGGTCAAAATTTTGAAGGATAGTTTTGTGAAGATCGGAGACATTCTGGCTGGAGTAGTTAAACAGGGTGCAAACAGTGTCTCACAATTGAATTTTACCGTGGACGATCGCCTGGTCGCTGAGAATGAAGCAAGGTCAGAGGCAATTACTCAGGCGAAGACGAAAGCGAAAGCCATTGCCAAAGCGGCCGGTTTCTCACTTGGTGAGTTGCTGGCGATTGAGGAGGGATTTAATGATTTTCCCCGGTTTTATGGTTTAGAGGCAAGTAAGATGGGTATGGGGGGCGACATGGTTGCTTCTGCGCCTGCGCCCGTGGTTGAACCTGGGTCACAGGAAATTGTGGTGAATGTGACCCTTCGCTACGAGATTGACTAGGCTAGCGACTACTGCTAGTCTCAAGACAGACCGCTCATTTTAACAAGAAAGGAGGTGAGGTCTAATGCCCTGGTATATTTGGGCGCCAGCCCTGCTGATTTCAATTGTGGTGACTGGTTTTGTCCTGTGGCCACGCCTGTGGCCACGAAGTTATAGCCGGGCTGATCTTGAACCAGTTGCACAGCCCGATCCGGTCGTTGAACCGATCTCGATTTCTCCCGATTTCGTCTTGGTTGGTGGTCGGATGGTTTGTTTCCGTCGTCTACCTAAAGAGATGAATGATACCGAGATTCGTTCTATGTTGTCTGACCTGGGTTTAATCGAGTCTACTCGAGAAGTTTTGGAACGAGTGTTGGAAGATCATCCAAACTTCTGTCCTCGAGGAAGGATCCTTCTTCTGAAGGAAGACGGCAACAACGGAGCCGCTTTTGTGTTTATCAAACCGGAAAACGGGGGACTAGGGGTTAATTTGTTTCCTTCGGGTTTTCCCCGTATACACCCTGAGGGAGACTGGATTATCGCAATGGCGTAAGGCCGTCCACAAATGTGCCCACTGGTAAAACAGTGGGCATTTTTTATAGTAAAATTTCGTCGACGGCCGCTTTCACATCTGCGCCGTCAGCCTTACCCTTCAGGTCTTTCATTAGGGCGTTCATTAGTTTACCGGCATCAGCTCTACCTGTAATAGCCAATTCAGTTTTCTTAGCCTCGGCAAGTTTCTTTATCTCATCGCGACCCATTAGTTGAGGGAGGTAAACTTCAATGAACTTTAATTCGGCCTTCTCACTTTCGGCCAGATCTGAACGACCGCCAGTCTCAAATTGAGAGATTGAGTCCTTGCGTTTCTTGGCTTCGCGACGGATGACGGCAAGTGCCGATTCATCGTCTAGCATTTCATCTGGTCTTTTCTTCTGGGACACCAGTTCATTGGTGAAGGCGGAGAGCAGACCTCTGATTACCCCAAGACGGACTGCTTCTTTGGCTAGCATCGCCTGCTTCATTTCTGATTTTATATTTTCGTGTAACATAATCACTAGTCTAGCAGATTTGCTATAATCCAATCAATGACAAGTCGAGGCGACAAATTTGGACAGCTATATGACCAGCTCAACGAGGCCCAACAAGAGGCGGTGGACACGATTGAGGGGCCGGTCATGGTTGTGGCTGGGCCAGGTACAGGCAAGACCCAGGTGCTTACCCTCCGTATTGCCAACATTTTGCGGGAGACCGATACACCGCCGGATGGAATTCTCGCCCTCACATTTACGCAATCTGGGGTTCATGCTATGCGAGAGCGTTTGGTGGAGATTGTGGGCGCCCGCGGGTATCGAGTGAACATCAACACTTTCCACGGCTTTTGTAATGAAGTTATCCAACGTTACCCAGAAGAGTTCCCACGTATTATCGGTTCGCGAAGTATTACGGACGTAGAGCAGATTAAGATCTTGGAAGGAATTATTCAGGATCCCAAGATTCGCTTGGAAGTTTTGAAACCCTACGGGGCACCGTTTTATTATTTGCCAGCTGCGCGGAGTGCGATTGAGAAATTGAAAAAGGATAACCTGAAGAAGTCAGATCATCCAGAATTGGATCTGATTTACCGTGAGTATGAGAAAGCTTTGCGGAAGGGCCAGTTATATGATTTCGCCGATATGATTATGGAGGTGATTGCCATCCTGCAGAAAAAGAAAATTTTTCTTCGGAAATTGCAAGAAGAATATTTGTATCTTCTGGCGGATGAGCATCAGGATGCTAATCGTTCGCAGAATGAATTGCTCGCCCTCCTGTCTAATTTTCATCAGAACCCCAATTTATTCATCGTGGGCGATGAGAAGCAGGCGATTTTCCAATTTCAGGGAGCCAGTCTAGACAACTTTAATTATTTTAAAAAATTATACCCGCAAGCGAAACTTATCTCCCTGACACACAGCTATCGTTCGCACCAGATCATTTTAGATGCAGCGCACAGCTTGATTGATTCTGGTAAATTGTTGGCGGGAAGAAAGTTGGCGCCAGAGAAGATCAGAATTATCTCTTGCGTTAATAATTCAGCCGAGCAACAGTTTATCGCCCGAGAAATAAAGGCCAGATTAAAGGGGGGAATCTCTCCAGACGAGATTGCTGTTATCTATCGTGATAATGCTGATGCGGGCCCAATTGTGGAGGCGCTGGAGCGATCTCTTGTTCCCTTCGTCATTCACTCCCAATCGGATTTATTAGCGGACGCAACGGTGGGAAAGGTAATCCTTATTCTAGAGGCGGTTCATCACTTTGGCCGGAATGAGTATTTAACCCCGTTTCTTCACTTGGATTTTCTTAACCTAGACAGTTTGGCGGTTTACCAGACCAAAACTTATGACGATTTTAAAAAAGCGAAAGGTGAGCTGGGAAATATCTATCAGAAGTTAGAAAAATGGTATCGATTTGGTCACAACCAGAATCTGACCGATTTGTTTGGCCTGATTCTTGAGGAGACGGGGTTGCTGGAATATCTCTTGCGCGAGCCACAGGCGGAGGAGAAATTGTCCAAGTTGCAGAGTTTCTACGAGGAACTGAAAGAATTATCAAGTAGTCATCCTCAGTTTCGGCTAGCCGACTTTATTGATTATCTAGAAACGCTACGCCGACATAATTTAGGTTTACTACAAACAGTTCCATCTCAACGGAGTGGGGTGCGTTTACTAACCGCTCATCGGGCAAAGGGGTTGGAATTTGACGAGGTTTATATTATCGGGGCGGCGGACGGACATTTTGGTAATCGTCGGGCCAGGACGACTCTCGATCGAGAAAAAGAGAACGATGACAATAGTGAAAGGCGACTCTTCTACGTGGCGCTTACGCGGGCCAGGAAAAAGGTCACAATCACTTACGCGAAACAGGGTAGCGGCGGTAAACCAAAATTGCCAAGCCAGTTTGTGGAGGAGATTGATAAAGCTCTGGTGGAGAGAATAGATTTGGAGCCAGAGAAGATAAAACCAGAAGAAGTCCTGCGCCCAAAGCCGATTGCTAAATCATCTCTGGGAGAAAAAGCCTATCTAAATAAAATATTTTTAGAGCGCGGATTGTCCGTGACGGATCTCAACAATTACCTCTCTTGCCCGTTGAAATATTTTTACCAGAATCTGTTGCGACTGACCCAAGTGCAAGAGAAGCATCAACTCTACGGTACGGCGGTGCATCAAACACTGAAGGAATTCTTCGACCAATATCGGGAAGGTAAGAAGTGGCCAGGGGTGAAATTGTTTACCAGATTTAAGTATCACCTTTCTCGCCAGGCATTCTCACCGAATGATCTGGAAGCTAGTTTGGAAAAAGGGGAGAAGGCGCTTGCTGGTTATCTTAAATTCTATAAATATCGTTGGCCGAATCGGATTCTTAATGAATTCAGTGTGCGAGGAATTTTTCTCAATGAAAAAATAAAATTGAATGGCAAAATAGACAAATTAGAGATTAGTGAAAGTGGTGAGACGCGCGTGGTGGATTACAAAACGGGCAAACCGAAAACTCGCAACCACATCATTGGTCTCACGAAATCGGCTGGCAGTGGCGACTATTTTCGTCAACTGGTCTTCTATAAGATTCTTCTAGAAAACCTGGACCGCCAGAAATATCACGTTACCTCCGGTCTAGTGGATTTCATCGAACCTGATGATAAAGAGAGATACAAACAGGAGGAGTTCGCGCTCAACGATTCAGATGTGGTGGGACTCTCGGAACAGATCAAACAAGTGGCGGAGGAGATTCTAAGTTTAGAATTCTTGGATAAGGGTTGTGGGAAAAAAGATTGCGAATGGTGTCGCCTAAGGCAACTGACGAAAGGGTCTTGACAAACAGTTCTCACTATGCTAGATTCTAGCCAGTAGTTCTTTTACACCTAACTTGCAATGTGGTCATAGCCAAAAGGTGCTTATTTCTAGGCATTTTCTGGCTATGACCACTACGGTCCATGGTGCCTCCTCGGCGTAGAGGGAAATTAAATACGAAAGGATGACACTATGGCAACAACATTGGTATCAGAAATGTCGCTCGAGGAGATGTGTAGACAGTTGCTTTCTGTGGCGGTTCGTGATGGCTTGGTGAGCACCAGAGACGGAGTGGTGCCGACAGATCTCTCGTGTGGTGACTTGGTCGGCATGGCCAACTACCTTTCCGTGCTGTTCACCGCGAACCTCACTGTCCGCAAGGTCAAAGTGAACCGCAACCGCTCTCCGCAAGAGGCGATCGAAGCCACTGGCCGCACGCAATACACGGACCGCCAGGTCGTGAATGCGATGCCGAAAGGTGAAGGCGATGAAGCCGAGATCGTGTTCTTCAAACCTGACCTCTCGGAGCGCAACAGTTTCATCTCCGATGACGACCTAGAAAAAGAGTTCGAGCTGCGTGGCCTCAAGCCCGCTGACCCAGTCTCTGTCGCCGCCGTGAATGAAGCCGACCCTGCCTTTGCTGACCAGGTGCCTCACGGCACTCACTGGAAAGATGACAAGGGCAACTGGTGTCACGTCACGTTCCACCTTTGGTTCGACGAGCGCGAGGTGTGCGTCGGCCGCGGATACGGCGGCTGGCACGATGATGCGTATTTCGCCGGTGTTCGCAAGTAGTTTGCCGCCATTCCTTAGCTCTGTTCCGATTCGTCGGAGCGGGGCTTTTTTGTTCTAAAAACTATCTCGTGTCTCTAAGACCAGAAGCGACGGGTAAGCCGATGATGAGGAATAAACCAAGGAAAGTGAAGAGATAAGAAAGGGGAAGAAAAGAGAGGAAAATGCTCGCAATAATCGGCGCGAAGATGTAGGCAATTGGGTACATACTGCGGGAGATGAAGACAAGGTTAGCGTCGCGACCGTCGATAATCTTGAAGAGGTAAGTCTCTTTCATTGCTTCAACCGTCGCCGCACCGATGCGCGAGAAGAAGAGGACACTGGCCCAGATTACCACACTGGCACTCGAAATCTGGGTGATAATCAGGCAAGCGATGATTATTATCGTCAGGCCGGCGAGAAGAAGTTCCCGCTCGCCCCACCAGAGATCGGCGATTCTGCCGAGCGGGAAATCTAGTAGCACGAAAGGGATGAGCATAATGGTGAAGATGACACCAATTTGGGTCCAAGCGAGACCAATGTGTTGGTGGAGATAGATTGGCATGTAGATAACCATCATCGCAGAAAAGAAATTAAGTAGGAGATCTATTGTCATGATTCGTCGAAGATCGGGGTTATTTGATGCGAAAACTCGCCCTAGGCCACTAGCTAAGCTTAGATTCTCCCCACCTCTTTTTACCACCTCCTTCAGCTGGCGAACGGAAATGTAGATAAAGGGAAGTAGGGCGGTGGCGGCAATGGTGTAGACCAAGGAGAAATCAGAACCAGACGTGAGACGACTGGCCAAAAAAGGGGAGATGAGCCAGGCTAGATTATTGACGGTCAGGAAAACACCACGAATCCGCCCAGTAATCTGATTGTCGGACAGCTCCTCCAGATAGATGTCTAGATTGATGGCGGTAAGGAAAGAGAGGACGATATAGGCCACGACCAACCAAATACCGGAATAGTGGCCATTGCCGAGTGCCAGATTACCCAGAACAAGGAAATTGGTGACACCCAGAAAAATAATTGATCGACGATTACCGAAGCGACGAAACAGGCGTAGCCCTTGCCATGAGGCGAGAAGTGAAATCGCGGCCGCGAACGAGTAGAGGAGTCCAACCCGTTGCTCGCCCACGAACTGGGAGATGAATGAGGAGTTGATGTAAGCTCCTATCGCCGTGGAGAAAGACAGGAAGAAACCAGCACCGTAGGCCAATAACCGTAATCGATGTTTCTCTGCTGGGGAATGGTTCATTTTTTAATCTCTTAGACCTCGATCAACACGGGCAAGATAATTGGACGGTGGTGCGTTTTCTGGAAAAGGTAACGACCGACTTCTTCAC contains these protein-coding regions:
- a CDS encoding histidine phosphatase family protein codes for the protein MIEKENKDLCTLYIIRHGETEWNLKNIVQGHSDSELTEAGIIQVQEAAEELKEIHFDAVFSSDSPRTVRTAEIVRLDRELIIETSKLLRERNYGRFEGKPSFEFKEVLRKKLAERKEMSDEEHWDFRLADDIETDGELMTRFITQIREISVAYPGKTVLVVTHGGCIRNFLIRTGYFNRRDLPSGSFKNAGYVKVLSDGVDFFIQLVRGVETPGDSK
- a CDS encoding NUDIX hydrolase; amino-acid sequence: MKVTSDLTKLYPEIDINSDGGPDAYREGLPIVERDPVAVIIKHPSENQYLLAEWKQAEWRGFLTGGIEKGDSLEKTVRKEIHEETGYKNVSEIIATNFVSHALFFHPVKNVNRLAHYRLVFARLADLERENVSEEEGRIADFVWVPHDEVLEILTRRDMKLLWNFYINNLKDF
- a CDS encoding VTT domain-containing protein — its product is MILSFVNMVTVTVLSFGVAGVFLAGVLEEVVVPIPSALTMMAAGFFFLGGQPLVESTLIVLFVRVAIPLALGLTVGSLFTYWLAWRFGRPVVERFGHYVGISWTDIEGLEKRLEKNRSQSVTIFSLRVFPLLPSVVINIFCGLTRLPFWRYCSITFSGVVIRSYILALVGWQLGSVYHHYARYFEKIEFIGLIIVVFFLVFFYIRRKK
- a CDS encoding SIMPL domain-containing protein (The SIMPL domain is named for its presence in mouse protein SIMPL (signalling molecule that associates with mouse pelle-like kinase). Bacterial member BP26, from Brucella, was shown to assemble into a channel-like structure, while YggE from E. coli has been associated with resistance to oxidative stress.); amino-acid sequence: MTDKLKNYLGWVIIIVLFILAGAAWRYSGAYARSIQPGSFRSFAASGQGKVVIVPDVAEFSFSVLTEGSLDIAKLQADNTSKINQAIDFLKQQGIEAKDIKTAGYNLSPRYQTGFCRELCPPPSIVGYSINQTVEVKILKDSFVKIGDILAGVVKQGANSVSQLNFTVDDRLVAENEARSEAITQAKTKAKAIAKAAGFSLGELLAIEEGFNDFPRFYGLEASKMGMGGDMVASAPAPVVEPGSQEIVVNVTLRYEID
- a CDS encoding GatB/YqeY domain-containing protein, which produces MLHENIKSEMKQAMLAKEAVRLGVIRGLLSAFTNELVSQKKRPDEMLDDESALAVIRREAKKRKDSISQFETGGRSDLAESEKAELKFIEVYLPQLMGRDEIKKLAEAKKTELAITGRADAGKLMNALMKDLKGKADGADVKAAVDEILL
- a CDS encoding ATP-dependent helicase; translation: MTSRGDKFGQLYDQLNEAQQEAVDTIEGPVMVVAGPGTGKTQVLTLRIANILRETDTPPDGILALTFTQSGVHAMRERLVEIVGARGYRVNINTFHGFCNEVIQRYPEEFPRIIGSRSITDVEQIKILEGIIQDPKIRLEVLKPYGAPFYYLPAARSAIEKLKKDNLKKSDHPELDLIYREYEKALRKGQLYDFADMIMEVIAILQKKKIFLRKLQEEYLYLLADEHQDANRSQNELLALLSNFHQNPNLFIVGDEKQAIFQFQGASLDNFNYFKKLYPQAKLISLTHSYRSHQIILDAAHSLIDSGKLLAGRKLAPEKIRIISCVNNSAEQQFIAREIKARLKGGISPDEIAVIYRDNADAGPIVEALERSLVPFVIHSQSDLLADATVGKVILILEAVHHFGRNEYLTPFLHLDFLNLDSLAVYQTKTYDDFKKAKGELGNIYQKLEKWYRFGHNQNLTDLFGLILEETGLLEYLLREPQAEEKLSKLQSFYEELKELSSSHPQFRLADFIDYLETLRRHNLGLLQTVPSQRSGVRLLTAHRAKGLEFDEVYIIGAADGHFGNRRARTTLDREKENDDNSERRLFYVALTRARKKVTITYAKQGSGGKPKLPSQFVEEIDKALVERIDLEPEKIKPEEVLRPKPIAKSSLGEKAYLNKIFLERGLSVTDLNNYLSCPLKYFYQNLLRLTQVQEKHQLYGTAVHQTLKEFFDQYREGKKWPGVKLFTRFKYHLSRQAFSPNDLEASLEKGEKALAGYLKFYKYRWPNRILNEFSVRGIFLNEKIKLNGKIDKLEISESGETRVVDYKTGKPKTRNHIIGLTKSAGSGDYFRQLVFYKILLENLDRQKYHVTSGLVDFIEPDDKERYKQEEFALNDSDVVGLSEQIKQVAEEILSLEFLDKGCGKKDCEWCRLRQLTKGS
- a CDS encoding MFS transporter, translated to MNHSPAEKHRLRLLAYGAGFFLSFSTAIGAYINSSFISQFVGEQRVGLLYSFAAAISLLASWQGLRLFRRFGNRRSIIFLGVTNFLVLGNLALGNGHYSGIWLVVAYIVLSFLTAINLDIYLEELSDNQITGRIRGVFLTVNNLAWLISPFLASRLTSGSDFSLVYTIAATALLPFIYISVRQLKEVVKRGGENLSLASGLGRVFASNNPDLRRIMTIDLLLNFFSAMMVIYMPIYLHQHIGLAWTQIGVIFTIMLIPFVLLDFPLGRIADLWWGERELLLAGLTIIIIACLIITQISSASVVIWASVLFFSRIGAATVEAMKETYLFKIIDGRDANLVFISRSMYPIAYIFAPIIASIFLSFLPLSYLFTFLGLFLIIGLPVASGLRDTR